In one Microbacterium invictum genomic region, the following are encoded:
- a CDS encoding glycosyltransferase 87 family protein, translated as MSKRAVLWVAFVLVHAAVAVLGFLQPNQPMGDVYLVYAPWADRAAMGLGVVGITENWVYPALALAPILVTHVLAPVFGSYLVAWPVVVTALDAAAFAVLVGRGRSQGRTVAAWFWLVFIVALGPVGLYRLDAVTVPLAVAGCLWLLSRPWLAATLLAAATWIKVWPAALLLAALVAVRRRLALLGGAAALSAIVIGIVVAVGGARHLFGFVFDQTERGLQVEAPVSVYWLWRAVGGVADSRVYYDDEILTWQVAGPGAAAVSEAMTLVLGGAVAVVTVLGAVQVRRGIPFLRIFPALALSLVLVLIVTNKVGSPQYLTWIVAPLVVGLVLDRDRWWSPACLALVAAALTQLVYPLWYDRVLGGDPIAVGALTLRNILLAALLVWSVALLVRSPRRVPAPAAVDALT; from the coding sequence GTGTCGAAGCGGGCGGTGCTGTGGGTGGCGTTCGTGCTCGTGCACGCCGCCGTGGCCGTGCTCGGCTTCCTCCAGCCCAATCAGCCGATGGGCGACGTGTACCTCGTCTACGCGCCCTGGGCCGATCGCGCGGCGATGGGCCTCGGGGTCGTCGGGATCACCGAGAACTGGGTCTACCCCGCCCTGGCGCTGGCGCCGATCCTCGTCACCCACGTGCTCGCGCCGGTGTTCGGCTCGTACCTCGTCGCCTGGCCTGTCGTCGTCACCGCCCTCGATGCGGCGGCGTTCGCGGTCCTCGTGGGGCGGGGCCGGTCGCAGGGCCGCACGGTTGCTGCGTGGTTCTGGCTGGTGTTCATCGTCGCGCTCGGTCCGGTCGGGCTGTACCGTCTGGATGCGGTCACCGTTCCCCTCGCCGTCGCAGGGTGTCTGTGGCTGCTTAGCAGACCCTGGCTCGCCGCGACGCTCCTCGCGGCGGCCACGTGGATCAAGGTCTGGCCCGCCGCGCTGCTCCTCGCCGCCCTCGTCGCCGTGCGTCGCCGCCTCGCCCTGCTCGGCGGTGCCGCGGCGCTGTCGGCGATCGTGATCGGCATCGTCGTCGCGGTGGGCGGAGCGAGGCACCTCTTCGGCTTCGTCTTCGATCAGACCGAGCGCGGCCTGCAGGTCGAGGCGCCCGTCAGCGTCTACTGGCTCTGGCGCGCCGTCGGGGGCGTCGCCGACTCCCGGGTGTACTACGACGATGAGATCCTGACCTGGCAGGTCGCCGGCCCGGGCGCCGCGGCCGTGAGCGAGGCGATGACCCTCGTGCTGGGGGGAGCGGTCGCCGTGGTGACGGTGCTCGGCGCGGTGCAGGTGCGCCGCGGCATCCCGTTCCTGCGGATCTTCCCCGCCCTGGCGCTCAGTCTCGTGCTCGTCCTCATCGTCACCAACAAGGTCGGGTCGCCCCAGTACCTCACGTGGATCGTCGCGCCCCTCGTCGTCGGCCTCGTGCTCGACCGCGACCGGTGGTGGTCGCCGGCCTGCCTGGCGCTCGTCGCCGCTGCCCTCACGCAGCTGGTCTATCCGCTCTGGTACGACCGCGTGCTCGGAGGCGATCCGATCGCCGTCGGCGCGCTGACGCTGCGCAACATCCTGCTCGCCGCGCTCCTGGTGTGGAGTGTCGCCCTCCTCGTGCGATCGCCCCGACGCGTGCCCGCGCCCGCCGCCGTGGACGCCCTGACCTGA
- a CDS encoding thiamine-binding protein, with the protein MLVAFSVAPSGTGRSDGSVHDAVAAAVRVVRTSGLRHRTTSMFTELEGEWDEVMDVVKRATEAVLPFGSRVSLVLKADIRPGRTGEIDAKIDRLERALESDADPSPEA; encoded by the coding sequence ATGCTCGTCGCCTTCTCCGTCGCCCCGAGCGGCACCGGCCGTTCCGACGGCTCCGTTCACGATGCCGTCGCCGCCGCCGTCCGCGTGGTGCGCACCTCGGGCCTGCGGCACCGGACCACGTCGATGTTCACCGAGCTCGAAGGCGAGTGGGACGAGGTGATGGACGTCGTCAAGCGCGCGACCGAGGCGGTCCTGCCCTTCGGGTCGCGGGTGTCGCTCGTGCTCAAGGCCGACATCCGTCCCGGGCGGACGGGCGAGATCGACGCCAAGATCGACCGCCTGGAGCGCGCGCTCGAGAGCGACGCCGACCCGTCGCCAGAGGCGTGA